In Chromobacterium rhizoryzae, one genomic interval encodes:
- a CDS encoding HU family DNA-binding protein — protein MNKSELIDAIAAEADISKAAAAKALDGMVAAVTDALKKGDTVTLVGFGTFYVGERAERSGRNPKTGATIKIPAARSPKFRAGKALKDAL, from the coding sequence GTGAACAAGTCTGAACTGATTGACGCTATTGCCGCTGAGGCCGATATCTCCAAAGCCGCCGCCGCCAAGGCGCTGGACGGCATGGTGGCCGCTGTAACCGACGCTCTGAAAAAGGGCGACACCGTGACCCTGGTGGGCTTCGGCACCTTCTACGTTGGCGAACGCGCTGAACGCAGCGGCCGCAACCCGAAGACCGGCGCCACCATCAAGATCCCGGCAGCTCGTTCGCCGAAGTTCCGTGCTGGCAAGGCACTGAAAGACGCGCTATAA
- a CDS encoding SurA N-terminal domain-containing protein translates to MFEFVQNNKVFIQVVLGAVALTFVGFGVGSYEAASDDPYLAKVGSAKIYKRDLDRALEGQPTDPASRQAALENLIRQELLLSDAHDRGVTVSPEQLRKVIASIPAFQDNGKFSPERYREFLQNRYPSPEAFEAQVKRDIVLQSQLTGIAGTEFVAGTVVNRLAGLLGEGREVRSLLLKPADFAAEVKTDDAALKAFYDANLKRFRVPERVKLDYVLLSQDALAQGLKPSDAELQKYYEEHKAEFSNEQRRASHILLTVAKDAKPEQKAKIKAEAEALLKDVRANPARFAELAKAKSQDPGSAANGGDLGFFGHGMMVKPFDDAVFRMKPGQISEVIETEFGYHIIKLDEVKAQDFAEVKAAIAEKLQRQQAGSLFRSQADKLTELAYQQGDSLKALQEQLKLQPQHSDWLSRGKPAADPLLNSPKVLEAAFSEDVLKKKHNSEPVDIGNSRLLVVRVAEHQPERQQTMDEVREVIKAELVAKEGAKLAEKKGQALLAELKAGKGEGKAWSEAKTLLRRDPAGLPIADARAVFAAQAGKLPAFAGAKRDNGEYALYRIDKVIPAPAASEAERGQLSAILGEMNANAQLSSYLDTLRQKYSVTMGKQGLSDAQ, encoded by the coding sequence ATGTTCGAGTTTGTCCAGAACAATAAAGTCTTCATTCAGGTTGTATTGGGAGCTGTTGCGTTGACCTTCGTGGGCTTCGGCGTGGGCAGCTATGAAGCAGCTTCCGACGACCCTTATCTCGCCAAGGTAGGTTCCGCCAAGATTTACAAGCGCGATCTGGATCGAGCCTTGGAGGGCCAGCCCACCGATCCGGCCAGCCGCCAGGCCGCGCTGGAAAACCTGATCCGTCAGGAACTGCTGCTGTCCGACGCGCATGACCGCGGCGTCACCGTCAGCCCCGAGCAGCTGCGCAAAGTCATCGCCTCCATTCCCGCCTTCCAGGACAACGGCAAGTTCAGCCCGGAACGCTATCGCGAATTCCTGCAAAACCGCTATCCGTCTCCGGAAGCCTTCGAAGCCCAGGTCAAGCGCGACATCGTGCTGCAAAGCCAGCTGACCGGCATCGCCGGCACCGAGTTCGTCGCCGGCACCGTGGTCAACCGTCTGGCCGGCCTGTTGGGCGAGGGCCGCGAAGTGCGCTCTTTGCTGTTGAAGCCGGCGGATTTCGCCGCCGAGGTCAAGACCGACGACGCCGCGCTCAAGGCCTTCTACGACGCCAACCTGAAGCGTTTCCGCGTACCGGAGCGGGTCAAGCTCGACTACGTGCTGCTGTCCCAGGACGCCTTGGCTCAAGGCCTTAAGCCCAGCGACGCCGAGCTGCAGAAATACTACGAAGAACACAAGGCCGAGTTCAGCAACGAACAGCGCCGCGCCTCCCATATCTTGCTGACGGTGGCCAAGGACGCCAAGCCGGAGCAGAAGGCCAAGATCAAGGCCGAAGCCGAGGCCTTGCTGAAGGATGTGCGCGCCAATCCGGCCCGTTTCGCCGAACTGGCCAAGGCCAAGTCGCAAGATCCGGGCTCCGCGGCCAATGGCGGCGATCTGGGTTTCTTCGGTCACGGCATGATGGTCAAGCCTTTCGACGACGCGGTGTTCCGCATGAAGCCGGGCCAGATCAGCGAAGTGATCGAAACCGAGTTCGGTTATCACATCATCAAGCTGGACGAAGTGAAGGCTCAGGACTTCGCCGAAGTGAAGGCGGCTATCGCCGAGAAGCTGCAGCGTCAGCAGGCGGGCAGCCTGTTCCGCAGCCAGGCCGACAAACTGACCGAACTGGCCTACCAGCAGGGCGATTCGCTGAAGGCGCTGCAAGAGCAGCTGAAGCTGCAGCCGCAGCATTCCGATTGGCTGAGCCGCGGCAAGCCGGCGGCGGACCCGCTGCTCAACAGCCCCAAGGTGCTTGAGGCGGCGTTCAGCGAAGACGTGCTGAAGAAGAAGCACAATAGCGAGCCGGTGGACATCGGCAACAGCCGCCTGTTGGTGGTGCGCGTGGCCGAACATCAGCCGGAGCGTCAGCAGACGATGGACGAGGTGCGCGAGGTGATCAAGGCCGAGCTGGTGGCCAAGGAAGGCGCCAAGCTGGCCGAGAAGAAGGGCCAGGCGCTGTTGGCCGAGCTGAAGGCGGGCAAGGGCGAGGGCAAGGCTTGGAGCGAAGCCAAGACCCTGCTGCGTCGCGATCCGGCCGGTCTGCCCATCGCCGACGCGCGGGCGGTGTTCGCCGCTCAGGCGGGCAAGCTGCCGGCCTTCGCCGGCGCCAAGCGCGACAACGGCGAATACGCGCTCTATCGCATCGACAAGGTGATTCCGGCGCCGGCGGCCAGCGAGGCCGAACGCGGCCAGCTGAGCGCGATCCTGGGCGAGATGAACGCCAACGCCCAGCTGTCCAGCTATCTGGACACCTTGCGTCAGAAGTACAGCGTGACGATGGGCAAGCAGGGTTTGTCCGACGCGCAATAA
- a CDS encoding methionine ABC transporter ATP-binding protein encodes MIHLQNVRKRFRHPEGGWFDAVTDTSLTIRPGEVFGLIGFSGAGKSTLLRLINLLERPDHGAVIVDGEDLTSLSAKALRRARQNIGMVFQQFNLMANRTVAGNVAFPLEVAGWARADIDKRVHECLEVVGLLDRANHYPAQLSGGQKQRVGIARALAPNPKVILADEPTSALDPKTTQAVLDCLKDINQRFGVTIVIVTHEMGVVRAICHRAAALDAGRVVEVVDVSNNEVAADSDLARSLLEAA; translated from the coding sequence ATGATTCATCTGCAAAATGTTCGTAAGCGTTTCCGTCACCCCGAGGGGGGCTGGTTCGATGCGGTCACGGACACCTCTCTCACGATTCGTCCGGGCGAAGTCTTCGGACTGATCGGCTTTTCCGGCGCCGGCAAATCCACCTTGCTGCGCCTGATCAATCTGCTGGAGCGTCCGGACCACGGCGCCGTCATCGTCGATGGCGAAGATCTGACCAGCCTGTCCGCCAAGGCCTTGCGCCGCGCGCGCCAGAATATCGGCATGGTGTTCCAGCAATTCAATTTGATGGCCAACCGCACCGTGGCCGGCAACGTCGCCTTCCCGCTGGAAGTGGCGGGCTGGGCCAGGGCGGATATCGACAAGCGCGTCCATGAATGCCTGGAAGTGGTGGGCCTCTTGGACCGCGCCAATCACTATCCGGCGCAATTGTCCGGCGGCCAGAAGCAGCGCGTCGGCATCGCCCGCGCGCTGGCGCCCAATCCCAAGGTGATCCTGGCCGACGAGCCCACCTCGGCGCTGGACCCGAAAACCACTCAAGCCGTGCTGGATTGTCTGAAGGACATCAATCAACGCTTTGGCGTCACCATTGTCATCGTCACCCACGAGATGGGCGTGGTGAGGGCGATCTGCCATCGCGCGGCGGCACTGGACGCCGGCCGGGTGGTGGAAGTGGTGGATGTGTCGAATAACGAGGTGGCGGCGGATTCCGATCTGGCGCGCTCGCTGCTGGAGGCCGCGTAA
- a CDS encoding methionine ABC transporter permease — MDAATLNEALQNLVSMGPEIWQAFQETLVMLGIGLSAAVLLGGPLGIVLYLTQPGQQFANRALNGVLGWVVNLVRSFPFIILMVSLVPLTRALVGSTIGPVAASVPLAFAAIPYFGRLVEQTLREIPRGVVEAAEAMGASPLQIICKVLLNEARSGLISSLTILTISFLSYTAVAGVVGGGGIGDLAIRYGYYRYQTDVMVAMVLMLVALVQVIQLLGNRLAAKLDKR; from the coding sequence ATGGATGCCGCAACCCTGAACGAAGCATTGCAAAACCTGGTGAGCATGGGGCCGGAAATCTGGCAGGCCTTCCAGGAAACGCTAGTGATGCTGGGCATAGGCCTGAGCGCGGCCGTCTTGCTGGGCGGTCCGCTCGGGATCGTGCTCTACCTGACCCAGCCGGGCCAGCAGTTCGCCAACCGTGCGCTGAACGGCGTGCTGGGCTGGGTGGTGAACCTGGTGCGTTCCTTCCCCTTCATCATCCTGATGGTGTCGCTGGTGCCGCTGACGCGAGCGCTGGTGGGCAGCACCATCGGTCCGGTGGCGGCTTCGGTGCCGCTGGCTTTTGCCGCGATTCCGTATTTCGGCCGCCTGGTCGAGCAGACGCTGCGCGAAATTCCGCGCGGCGTGGTGGAGGCGGCAGAGGCGATGGGCGCCAGCCCGCTGCAGATCATCTGCAAGGTCTTGCTCAACGAGGCGCGCTCCGGCCTGATTTCCAGTCTGACCATTCTGACCATCAGCTTCCTGAGCTATACCGCGGTGGCGGGGGTCGTGGGCGGCGGCGGCATCGGCGATCTGGCCATCCGTTACGGCTACTACCGTTATCAGACCGATGTGATGGTGGCCATGGTGCTGATGCTGGTGGCGCTGGTGCAAGTCATCCAGCTGCTGGGCAACCGGCTGGCCGCCAAGCTGGACAAACGTTGA
- a CDS encoding MetQ/NlpA family ABC transporter substrate-binding protein: MRRFVIKAVAASVLGLATAGVALAADPAKKDIVIGTTVGDFGDMVKQSIKPILEKQGYKVKLVEFTDYVRPNLALQEGALDVNVFQHKPYLDNFVKEHKLNLKEAFQVPTAPLGIYAGKIKALKDVKVGSTVAAPNDPSNFARALVMLADLGWVKLKPGINPLTASERDIAVNVKKIKIIPLEAAQLPRSRSDVDFSVINGNYATSSGIKLTEAIYQEKSYAYVNWGAVRTADLAKPWAKDVVAAYNSPAFKAFAKQKYAGYKLPQNWN; the protein is encoded by the coding sequence ATGCGTAGATTCGTGATCAAGGCAGTGGCGGCGTCGGTATTGGGTTTGGCGACGGCGGGTGTGGCGCTGGCGGCGGACCCGGCCAAGAAGGACATCGTGATCGGCACCACCGTCGGCGATTTCGGCGACATGGTCAAGCAATCGATCAAGCCCATCCTGGAAAAGCAGGGTTACAAGGTCAAGCTGGTGGAGTTCACCGATTACGTGCGTCCTAACCTGGCCTTGCAGGAAGGCGCGCTGGACGTGAATGTGTTCCAGCACAAGCCCTATCTGGACAACTTCGTCAAAGAGCACAAGCTGAACCTGAAAGAAGCGTTCCAGGTGCCGACCGCGCCGCTGGGCATCTACGCCGGCAAGATCAAGGCGCTGAAAGACGTCAAAGTGGGTTCCACCGTGGCCGCCCCCAACGATCCGTCCAATTTCGCCCGCGCGCTGGTGATGCTGGCCGATCTGGGCTGGGTCAAGCTGAAACCGGGCATCAACCCGCTGACCGCTTCCGAGCGCGACATCGCCGTCAATGTGAAGAAGATCAAGATCATTCCGCTGGAAGCCGCGCAACTGCCGCGTTCGCGCAGCGATGTGGACTTCTCGGTGATCAACGGCAATTACGCCACCAGCTCCGGCATCAAGCTGACCGAGGCAATCTATCAGGAAAAGAGCTACGCCTACGTCAACTGGGGCGCGGTGCGCACGGCGGACCTGGCCAAGCCTTGGGCCAAGGACGTGGTGGCGGCTTACAACTCGCCGGCGTTCAAGGCTTTCGCCAAGCAGAAGTACGCGGGCTACAAGCTGCCGCAGAACTGGAACTAA
- a CDS encoding metal/formaldehyde-sensitive transcriptional repressor, with translation MPHTVKDKKKLLTRVRRIKGQAEALERALEQEVDCSAVLQQIAAVRGAVNGLMMEVMEGHLREHLGPEADDPLQRSRDLEQVVGVLRSYLK, from the coding sequence ATGCCGCATACCGTGAAAGACAAGAAGAAATTATTGACCCGCGTCCGCCGCATCAAGGGCCAGGCGGAAGCGCTGGAACGCGCGCTGGAACAGGAAGTCGATTGCTCGGCCGTGCTGCAACAGATCGCCGCGGTGCGCGGCGCCGTCAATGGGCTGATGATGGAAGTGATGGAGGGCCATCTGCGCGAACATCTGGGCCCTGAGGCCGACGACCCGCTGCAGCGCAGCCGGGACCTGGAACAGGTGGTGGGCGTCTTGCGCTCCTATCTGAAATAA
- a CDS encoding HoxN/HupN/NixA family nickel/cobalt transporter: protein MPPIAELIQQGNINLWLFIPSAILLGALHGLEPGHSKTMMASFIIAIRGSIGQAVLLGLCAALSHSLIVWLLAALALQYGNQLIAEQAEPYLMLFSAVVVLAVAAWMLWRTRRDNLAARAMRRPPNGGSMIDTGHGLVEALLLREDGLRVALYQYGAGLRRLKPDGRGLALAWQGEEEAGELAFETEGEYLLSPLLPAGAMAKALLLSHGGHVHRYPVRFAPAAGAEGAGTYRRAVSAGPAKPARRATATLPAYQDAHERAHAEHIQRRFAGRKVGNAQIALFGLTGGLIPCPASVTILLLCLHLKRFSLGATMVASFSLGLALALVSVGVLAAWGVRQAGARFGGLGEWARRAPYLSAGLMLVVGLAMAAQAARGLAA from the coding sequence ATGCCGCCAATCGCCGAGCTGATCCAACAGGGCAACATCAATCTCTGGCTGTTCATTCCGTCCGCCATCCTGTTGGGCGCGCTGCACGGGCTGGAGCCCGGACATTCCAAGACCATGATGGCGTCTTTCATCATCGCCATCCGCGGCAGCATAGGCCAGGCGGTGCTGCTGGGTTTGTGCGCGGCCTTGTCGCATTCGCTGATCGTCTGGCTGCTGGCGGCGCTGGCGCTCCAATACGGCAATCAGTTGATCGCCGAACAGGCGGAGCCGTATCTGATGCTGTTTTCCGCCGTAGTGGTTTTGGCGGTGGCGGCCTGGATGTTGTGGCGCACCCGGCGGGACAATCTGGCGGCGCGGGCCATGCGGCGGCCGCCAAACGGCGGCAGCATGATAGACACCGGCCATGGTCTGGTCGAGGCCTTGCTTCTGCGCGAGGACGGTCTGCGCGTGGCCTTGTACCAGTACGGCGCCGGTCTGCGACGGCTGAAACCCGATGGGCGCGGCTTGGCGCTGGCGTGGCAAGGCGAGGAGGAGGCCGGGGAACTGGCTTTCGAAACTGAGGGGGAGTATCTGCTCAGCCCGCTCTTGCCGGCCGGGGCGATGGCGAAGGCCTTGCTCCTAAGCCATGGCGGCCACGTTCATCGCTATCCCGTGCGTTTCGCGCCGGCGGCCGGCGCCGAGGGAGCGGGGACGTATCGCCGGGCGGTGAGCGCGGGACCGGCCAAGCCGGCGCGAAGAGCGACGGCGACGCTGCCCGCCTATCAGGACGCGCATGAACGCGCGCACGCCGAGCACATCCAGCGGCGCTTCGCCGGCAGGAAGGTGGGTAATGCGCAGATCGCCTTGTTCGGCCTGACCGGCGGGCTGATACCGTGTCCGGCCTCGGTGACCATTTTGCTGCTATGCCTGCATCTGAAGCGCTTCTCCCTGGGCGCCACCATGGTGGCTTCGTTCAGCCTGGGGCTGGCCTTGGCGCTGGTCAGCGTCGGCGTGCTGGCGGCCTGGGGCGTGCGCCAGGCGGGCGCCCGTTTCGGCGGCCTGGGCGAGTGGGCGCGGCGCGCGCCCTATCTGTCGGCGGGGCTGATGTTGGTGGTGGGCTTGGCGATGGCCGCGCAGGCCGCGCGCGGCCTCGCCGCTTAG
- a CDS encoding S9 family peptidase, which yields MPPRIPLLAGAPLIAGLLAAAPSSAAEQGYQTPPAELRALVDAPRPPLQSLGPKRRTLLQIHRPGLPGIADVAQPELKLAGLRLNPAMRAASRFDFGNALSLLDVKQGRSRAVRGLPAGARIADSAWSADESRVAFSLWGAKGVELWLLDVADARARRLGEVHLNAATGPGFAWFGEQLLIKRVPAKQGPAPRPPQAPSGPNIQQSEGGAPSQTRTYPDLLKTPYDADLLDYQLQSQLALLSLDGKLSPIGQPDRYLGVSASPNRQYLLATRLQRPYSGLVPISRFPKRVDVLDRQGRIAHTVTQRPLLERMPSGNDAVETGPREIAWRADAPASLFWVEALDGGDPGQNAAERDALYLQAAPFQQAPRQLQRLASRFADVRWGRGDLALVREHWWKSRELKVWRARPDQDRPPELLSSRKSEDRYSDPGEAAMISNANGQSVLQTTPDGKAIYLLGEGAGPEGDRPFVDRYALDDKRATRLWQSQAPWFERPAALLDDAGRDLLLSRESVSQPPNLYRLALGQASGPLALTHVPHPTPQLKDVAKTLLRYRRADGVALTATLYLPPGYEAKRDGPLPLLMWAYPTEFKTAAAASQVTESPYRFNRISYWGPLAMLARGYAVLDDPGMPIVGEGEKEPNDSYLPQLKMNAQAAVDEVVRLGVADPARIAVGGHSYGAFMSANLLAHTRLFHAGIARSGAYNRTLTPFGFQSEERNFWQAKEVYQAMSPFNYANQIKDPLLLIHGEMDNNPGTFPLQSERLYQALQGLGAVARLVTLPAESHGYRARESILHMLWEQDRWLGRYLGRAGAARQPS from the coding sequence ATGCCCCCTCGTATTCCGCTGCTGGCCGGCGCGCCGCTGATCGCCGGCCTGCTGGCCGCGGCGCCGTCAAGCGCCGCCGAACAGGGCTATCAGACCCCGCCCGCCGAATTGCGCGCCCTGGTGGACGCGCCGCGCCCGCCCTTGCAAAGCCTGGGCCCCAAGCGCCGGACCCTGCTGCAAATCCATCGCCCCGGTCTGCCCGGCATCGCCGACGTCGCCCAGCCCGAACTCAAGCTGGCCGGCTTGCGCCTGAATCCCGCCATGCGCGCCGCCAGCCGTTTCGACTTCGGCAACGCGCTAAGCCTGCTGGACGTGAAACAGGGCCGCAGCCGCGCGGTGCGCGGCCTGCCCGCCGGGGCCCGCATCGCCGACAGCGCCTGGTCCGCCGACGAAAGCCGCGTGGCTTTCAGCCTATGGGGCGCCAAGGGCGTGGAGCTGTGGCTGTTGGACGTGGCCGACGCCCGCGCGCGCCGGCTGGGCGAGGTCCACCTCAACGCCGCCACCGGCCCCGGCTTCGCCTGGTTCGGCGAACAGCTGCTGATCAAGCGCGTGCCGGCGAAGCAAGGCCCGGCGCCGCGGCCGCCCCAGGCTCCGAGCGGCCCCAATATCCAGCAAAGCGAAGGCGGCGCGCCGTCCCAGACCCGGACCTATCCCGACCTGCTCAAGACCCCGTACGACGCCGACCTGCTGGACTACCAGCTGCAAAGCCAATTGGCCTTGCTCAGCCTGGACGGCAAGCTCAGCCCCATCGGCCAGCCCGACCGCTATCTCGGTGTCAGCGCTTCGCCCAATCGCCAATACCTGCTGGCCACCCGCCTGCAACGCCCCTACTCCGGCCTGGTGCCGATCTCCCGCTTCCCCAAGCGCGTCGACGTATTGGACCGGCAAGGCCGCATCGCGCATACCGTGACCCAGCGGCCGCTGCTGGAACGCATGCCTTCCGGCAACGACGCGGTGGAGACCGGCCCGCGCGAAATCGCCTGGCGCGCCGACGCGCCGGCCAGCCTGTTTTGGGTCGAAGCGCTGGACGGCGGCGACCCCGGACAAAACGCCGCCGAGCGCGACGCGCTCTATCTGCAAGCCGCGCCCTTCCAGCAAGCGCCGCGGCAGCTGCAGCGGCTGGCCAGCCGCTTCGCCGACGTCCGCTGGGGCCGCGGCGACCTGGCCCTGGTGCGCGAACACTGGTGGAAAAGCCGTGAACTGAAAGTCTGGCGCGCGCGCCCCGACCAGGACCGTCCGCCGGAACTGCTAAGCAGCCGCAAATCGGAAGACCGCTACAGCGACCCCGGCGAGGCGGCCATGATCAGCAACGCCAACGGGCAATCCGTGCTGCAAACCACGCCGGACGGCAAGGCCATCTATCTATTGGGCGAAGGCGCCGGCCCCGAAGGCGACCGCCCCTTCGTCGACCGCTACGCGCTGGACGACAAACGCGCCACGCGGCTGTGGCAATCGCAAGCGCCCTGGTTCGAACGGCCGGCCGCGCTGCTGGACGACGCAGGCCGGGACCTGCTGCTCAGCCGCGAATCCGTCAGCCAGCCGCCCAATCTCTACCGTCTGGCGCTGGGGCAAGCGTCCGGGCCGCTGGCGCTGACCCATGTGCCGCACCCGACGCCGCAATTGAAGGACGTCGCCAAGACACTGCTGCGCTACCGGCGCGCCGACGGCGTGGCGCTGACCGCCACCCTCTATTTGCCGCCCGGCTACGAGGCCAAGCGCGACGGCCCGCTGCCGCTGCTGATGTGGGCCTATCCCACCGAGTTCAAAACCGCCGCCGCGGCGAGCCAGGTGACGGAATCGCCCTACCGCTTCAATCGGATCAGCTATTGGGGGCCGCTGGCCATGCTGGCGCGCGGCTACGCGGTGCTGGACGATCCGGGCATGCCCATCGTCGGAGAAGGCGAGAAAGAGCCGAACGACAGCTATCTGCCGCAGCTGAAAATGAACGCCCAGGCCGCGGTGGACGAAGTGGTGCGCCTGGGTGTGGCCGACCCGGCCCGCATCGCCGTCGGCGGCCATTCCTACGGCGCCTTCATGAGCGCCAATCTGCTGGCGCACACCCGGCTGTTCCATGCCGGCATCGCCCGCTCCGGCGCCTACAACCGCACGCTGACGCCCTTCGGCTTCCAATCGGAGGAACGCAATTTCTGGCAGGCCAAAGAGGTTTATCAAGCCATGTCGCCGTTCAACTACGCCAATCAGATCAAGGACCCGCTCCTGCTGATCCACGGCGAAATGGACAACAACCCAGGCACCTTCCCGCTGCAAAGCGAGCGTCTATACCAGGCGCTGCAGGGCCTGGGCGCGGTTGCGCGGCTGGTGACCCTGCCGGCGGAAAGCCACGGCTACCGCGCTCGCGAATCGATATTGCACATGCTGTGGGAACAAGACCGCTGGCTGGGACGTTACCTGGGCCGCGCCGGCGCCGCGCGGCAGCCGTCCTAG
- a CDS encoding LD-carboxypeptidase: protein MVDQSLPAPAAVGSSLYFTACSGPLPDARQKQQAVERLRLAGYQLENVQALDRRHQRFAGSDAQRLADLNQLISRRSAPQLLVAGRGGYGATRLLPHIDYGRLCPLLRESGSQLIGYSDFTAIQLALLAKGGLGSFAGPMVSDFGAKQPSAFTLNEFLTTTTTANRQLRVDAPQRHNASGEGVFWGGNLSVLSSLVGTPYLPDIKGGLLFLEDVAEQPYRIERMLQQLHLAGVLAKQRAIFIGDFNMSRQVDLYDPGYTLDAVLAEIRRLTGVPVLTGIPFGHVHDKTTLPLGFPARFSADGGGLTLQFFDYPVTPANPQQKELLSVSAPL, encoded by the coding sequence ATGGTTGACCAATCCCTTCCCGCGCCGGCAGCCGTCGGCAGCAGCCTCTATTTCACCGCCTGCTCCGGCCCCTTGCCGGACGCGCGCCAAAAGCAGCAAGCCGTGGAGCGGCTGCGCCTGGCCGGCTATCAGCTGGAAAACGTCCAGGCGCTGGACCGCCGCCATCAGCGTTTCGCCGGCAGCGACGCGCAAAGGCTGGCCGACCTCAATCAGCTGATCTCGCGCCGCAGCGCGCCGCAGCTGCTGGTGGCCGGCCGCGGCGGCTACGGTGCCACGCGGCTGCTGCCCCACATCGACTACGGCCGGCTCTGCCCGCTGCTGCGCGAATCCGGCAGCCAGCTGATCGGCTACAGCGACTTCACCGCCATTCAGCTGGCCTTGCTGGCCAAGGGCGGGCTGGGCAGTTTCGCCGGCCCCATGGTCAGCGACTTCGGCGCCAAACAACCCAGCGCCTTCACCCTCAACGAATTCCTGACCACCACCACCACGGCCAACCGCCAGCTGCGCGTCGACGCGCCGCAGCGCCACAACGCCAGCGGCGAAGGCGTGTTCTGGGGCGGCAACCTCAGCGTGCTCAGCAGCCTGGTCGGCACGCCCTATCTGCCGGACATCAAGGGTGGCCTGCTGTTCCTGGAGGACGTCGCCGAACAGCCCTACCGCATCGAACGCATGCTGCAGCAGCTGCATCTGGCCGGTGTGCTGGCCAAACAGCGCGCCATTTTCATCGGCGATTTCAATATGAGCCGCCAGGTCGACCTCTACGACCCCGGCTACACCCTGGACGCGGTGCTGGCGGAAATCCGCCGTCTGACCGGCGTTCCGGTGCTGACAGGCATTCCTTTTGGTCATGTCCACGACAAGACCACGCTGCCGCTGGGCTTCCCGGCCCGCTTCAGCGCGGACGGCGGCGGCCTGACGCTGCAGTTCTTCGACTACCCGGTGACGCCGGCCAATCCGCAACAAAAAGAACTACTTAGCGTTTCCGCGCCGCTCTAG
- the fliD gene encoding flagellar filament capping protein FliD, whose amino-acid sequence MASITTSVGPLDVQSIVSQLIAVDSQPLTQSQSRVSNYQSQLSSIGQISSALSSLQTASTAMASGSFLQQFQIASTDNTIASASATSGGVAGNYALNVTQLAQPRQLVFDQTSGGQAITDQNAALAGAPGALSFTVNGTTSTVQLGQNGSAVSLSSIADSINSAGIGVNASVVEYNSKFSLVLASAQSGPANAFSIAAGGSDSGAASSNTLAGLSQSGAAAGESAAAQDALLTVNGVNVSSSSNTLSNVINGATVNLNKLGQVTLNMSQNTANVTSTLQTFVSAYNQVISASNAALNGSMKNNSDVIGLQEQLSGLLSTPVPGVNASSSYAYLAQVGITQQADGTLKLDSSAFTTALNADPGAVANLFGNAQNNGYANAFNTAINNLLGPNGMITADQGDINVKINDETNLQAQLNNQLANEKSSLLNEYTALNSELSAMQQSTSSLANLLA is encoded by the coding sequence ATGGCATCCATCACCACCAGCGTAGGGCCGCTGGACGTGCAAAGCATTGTCAGCCAGTTGATCGCAGTGGACTCGCAACCACTGACCCAAAGCCAGAGCCGGGTCAGCAATTATCAGTCCCAGCTCAGCTCCATCGGCCAGATCAGCTCCGCGCTGTCCAGCCTGCAGACCGCCTCCACCGCCATGGCCTCCGGCAGCTTTCTGCAGCAATTCCAGATCGCCTCCACCGACAACACCATCGCCAGCGCCAGCGCCACCAGCGGCGGCGTGGCCGGCAATTACGCGCTCAACGTCACCCAGTTGGCCCAGCCGAGACAACTGGTGTTCGACCAAACCTCGGGCGGGCAAGCCATCACCGACCAGAACGCCGCGCTGGCCGGCGCGCCCGGCGCGCTGAGCTTCACCGTCAACGGGACCACCAGCACCGTGCAACTGGGCCAGAACGGCTCCGCCGTCTCGCTGTCCTCCATCGCCGACAGCATCAATAGCGCCGGCATCGGCGTCAACGCCTCGGTGGTGGAGTACAACAGCAAGTTCTCGCTGGTACTGGCCTCCGCGCAATCCGGCCCCGCCAACGCCTTCAGCATCGCCGCCGGCGGCAGCGACAGCGGCGCCGCGTCCAGCAACACTCTGGCCGGCCTGAGCCAGAGCGGCGCGGCCGCCGGCGAATCCGCGGCGGCCCAGGACGCCTTGCTCACCGTCAACGGCGTCAATGTGTCCAGCAGCAGCAACACCCTGAGCAATGTGATCAACGGCGCCACCGTCAACCTCAACAAGCTGGGCCAGGTGACGCTGAACATGAGCCAGAACACCGCCAACGTCACCTCCACGCTGCAAACCTTCGTCAGCGCCTACAACCAGGTGATCAGCGCCAGCAACGCCGCCCTCAACGGCAGCATGAAGAACAATAGCGACGTCATCGGCCTGCAAGAGCAGCTGTCCGGCCTGCTCAGCACGCCGGTGCCAGGCGTCAACGCCTCCTCCTCTTATGCCTATCTGGCCCAGGTCGGCATCACCCAGCAGGCGGACGGCACGCTGAAACTGGATTCCAGCGCCTTCACCACCGCGCTGAACGCCGATCCCGGCGCGGTGGCCAATCTGTTCGGCAACGCCCAGAACAACGGCTACGCCAACGCCTTCAACACCGCCATCAACAATCTGCTGGGCCCCAACGGCATGATCACCGCCGATCAGGGCGACATCAACGTCAAGATCAACGACGAAACCAATCTGCAGGCTCAGCTCAACAACCAGTTGGCCAACGAGAAAAGCTCGCTGCTGAACGAATACACCGCGCTCAACAGCGAGCTGTCGGCCATGCAGCAATCCACCTCCAGCCTGGCCAATCTGCTGGCTTGA